Proteins co-encoded in one Paraburkholderia edwinii genomic window:
- a CDS encoding SDR family NAD(P)-dependent oxidoreductase, whose protein sequence is MFHEFENRVAVVTGASSGIGLETTRRLLENGARVLAMSRTLGELDRVQSQHGERLIWMAGDVTQRAHLEALAAQARQLGPVDFLVPNAGIAQLADGMETAAFERQAAVNATGALNTLSAIRPLLAKPASVVFIGTFLSQTTFPGLAAYIASKAALKTYAKTLAVELAAQQIRINVVSPGPTATPIWSSLGLPDETLSEVAGRVSQRLLPGRFLEPAEIADAILFLLSNAARGIYGQDLVVDNGYTLQ, encoded by the coding sequence ATGTTTCATGAATTTGAAAATCGCGTTGCAGTGGTGACTGGAGCGAGCTCGGGCATTGGCCTGGAAACGACGCGTCGTTTGCTCGAGAACGGCGCGCGTGTGCTCGCGATGAGCCGCACGCTCGGCGAGCTCGACCGCGTGCAATCGCAGCACGGCGAGCGGCTGATATGGATGGCCGGCGATGTGACCCAACGCGCTCACCTCGAGGCACTTGCCGCGCAGGCGCGGCAACTGGGCCCGGTCGATTTTCTGGTGCCGAATGCGGGCATTGCACAACTCGCGGACGGTATGGAAACGGCGGCCTTCGAGCGCCAGGCGGCCGTGAACGCGACGGGAGCGCTCAACACCTTGTCGGCTATCCGGCCGCTCCTCGCGAAGCCGGCCTCGGTGGTGTTTATCGGCACGTTTCTGTCGCAGACCACGTTCCCCGGGTTGGCCGCGTATATCGCATCGAAGGCGGCGCTCAAGACCTATGCGAAAACGCTGGCGGTGGAACTGGCCGCGCAGCAGATCAGGATCAACGTGGTCTCGCCGGGCCCGACCGCGACGCCGATCTGGTCGTCGCTAGGCTTGCCGGACGAAACGCTCTCCGAAGTGGCAGGACGCGTGAGCCAGCGTTTGTTGCCCGGGCGCTTTCTTGAGCCCGCTGAGATTGCCGATGCGATTCTCTTCCTGCTGTCGAATGCGGCGCGTGGCATCTACGGTCAGGATCTGGTTGTCGATAACGGGTACACGTTGCAATAG
- a CDS encoding methyl-accepting chemotaxis protein: MAQIAKRVRASAEHAASADRLAKQTSSVAQQSGATVGEVVNTMTEIDEAVNRMGDMIATIEGIAFQTNILALNASVEAARAGEHGRGFAVVADEVRKLAQRSAGAAHDIKALITDSLQRVQRGSSLATQAGDAMRHVVGQVENVAELIQQISSTSDEQSRDVDRFSEGIDNMDSALGGNVEHVKGVVSASGSLREQAKQLRGAMSAFLVEQGC; encoded by the coding sequence ATGGCGCAGATCGCCAAACGCGTGCGCGCCAGCGCCGAGCACGCGGCCAGTGCCGACCGCCTCGCGAAACAGACGTCGTCGGTTGCGCAGCAAAGCGGCGCGACCGTGGGTGAAGTCGTCAATACGATGACCGAGATCGACGAAGCGGTGAACCGCATGGGCGACATGATTGCGACGATCGAGGGCATTGCGTTTCAAACCAACATTCTTGCGCTGAATGCGTCGGTCGAAGCTGCGCGCGCGGGCGAACACGGCCGAGGTTTCGCGGTCGTGGCTGATGAAGTGCGCAAGCTCGCACAAAGAAGCGCCGGCGCCGCGCACGATATCAAGGCACTGATCACCGATTCTCTGCAGCGTGTGCAGCGCGGTTCTTCGCTTGCCACGCAGGCCGGCGACGCGATGCGTCATGTGGTCGGACAGGTCGAGAATGTAGCGGAACTGATTCAGCAAATCAGTTCGACCAGCGACGAGCAGAGCCGCGATGTCGACCGGTTTAGCGAAGGCATCGACAATATGGACTCTGCGCTCGGCGGCAATGTCGAGCACGTGAAGGGCGTTGTGTCGGCATCGGGCAGCTTGCGCGAGCAGGCGAAACAGCTGCGTGGCGCGATGTCGGCGTTTCTGGTTGAACAGGGTTGCTAA
- a CDS encoding pyridoxamine 5'-phosphate oxidase family protein, protein MLDDAVLAAMRKSVLCWLATVDADGCPNVTPKEIFCAHGRDTLLIANIASPGSARNVAAHAPVCVSFVDPFVQKGFKIKGSARLVHAADDSFSEFADPLAQMAGPRFPFASLFVVTVMSVEPIVAPSYRLYPQTSEAAQIESAMKAYGVRPAIDSSARIADNRST, encoded by the coding sequence ATGTTGGACGATGCGGTCCTTGCGGCCATGCGAAAGAGCGTCTTGTGCTGGCTGGCAACCGTGGATGCGGACGGTTGCCCCAACGTCACGCCTAAAGAGATTTTCTGTGCGCATGGGCGCGACACACTTCTGATCGCCAATATTGCATCGCCGGGCAGTGCACGCAACGTCGCCGCTCATGCTCCAGTATGCGTGAGCTTTGTCGATCCGTTCGTGCAGAAGGGATTCAAAATCAAAGGATCGGCGCGGCTCGTTCATGCAGCCGACGATAGCTTTAGCGAATTCGCGGATCCGCTTGCGCAAATGGCCGGCCCGCGGTTTCCGTTTGCGTCTCTATTCGTTGTCACTGTCATGTCCGTCGAGCCGATCGTTGCACCGAGCTATCGGCTCTATCCGCAGACATCCGAGGCGGCGCAGATCGAATCGGCGATGAAAGCGTACGGCGTGCGGCCCGCTATCGACAGTTCCGCGCGAATTGCGGACAATCGAAGCACTTGA
- a CDS encoding tetratricopeptide repeat protein has protein sequence MSYFGIGLHVIIAIGFAIHAVHTRQNIYWLFILFAFPLLGSLVYFFAVCLPAMRQSRGGYAASRAISQLVDPDRALREARADFERAPTVQHRMRLGAALLQAGRAGEALEQYQAAANGPFADDPGLLLGLAQAQFAVGQASAAEATLTRLFAANPQARNQGEPALLYARTLDALGAAGTRAAYEAALKCASDAAPRCLFADWLLKQADQADRERARSLYADIVQDAKYWPRHAKEHNREWLQRAQSALASMPARG, from the coding sequence ATGTCCTATTTCGGAATTGGTTTACACGTCATTATCGCAATCGGCTTTGCGATCCACGCCGTGCATACGCGGCAGAATATTTACTGGCTTTTTATTCTTTTTGCCTTTCCGCTGCTCGGCAGCCTCGTTTATTTCTTTGCCGTCTGCCTGCCGGCTATGCGCCAGTCGCGCGGCGGCTATGCGGCGTCGCGGGCGATCTCGCAACTGGTCGACCCCGATCGCGCGTTGCGCGAGGCGCGCGCCGATTTCGAGCGCGCGCCGACGGTGCAGCACAGAATGCGCCTCGGTGCGGCGTTGCTTCAGGCCGGCCGTGCCGGCGAGGCGCTCGAACAGTATCAGGCGGCAGCCAACGGCCCGTTTGCCGACGATCCGGGCCTGTTGCTCGGCCTGGCGCAAGCGCAGTTCGCGGTCGGCCAGGCTTCAGCCGCGGAGGCTACTTTGACGCGCCTTTTCGCAGCCAATCCGCAGGCGCGCAATCAGGGCGAGCCTGCGTTGCTTTACGCGCGCACGCTCGATGCGCTCGGCGCGGCCGGTACGCGCGCGGCTTATGAGGCTGCGCTCAAATGCGCAAGCGATGCGGCACCGCGGTGTCTGTTCGCCGACTGGCTTCTCAAGCAGGCCGATCAGGCGGACCGGGAAAGGGCGCGCAGCCTGTACGCCGATATCGTGCAGGACGCCAAATACTGGCCGCGCCACGCGAAGGAACACAATCGCGAATGGCTGCAGCGGGCGCAGTCGGCTTTAGCTTCGATGCCGGCCCGAGGCTAA
- a CDS encoding SDR family oxidoreductase, giving the protein MKIVVIGGTGLIGSKVVTILRESGHDVLAASPRNGINTITGEGVKDALAGTQVVVDLANSPSFEDKAVLEFFETSSRNLLPAETAAGVKHHVALSIVGIERTPENGYFRAKVAQEKLIERSGIPYTIVRSTQFLEFLGGIADSAMDGGKVRVSPGLFQPIASDDVAAIVADVALASPKNGIIDIGGPERGPFNEIVARYLKAVGDPREVVRDPDARYFGGLVDDQSLVPLGDARLGRIGFDEWFKRSRAKA; this is encoded by the coding sequence ATGAAAATTGTCGTTATCGGCGGCACCGGGCTGATCGGCTCGAAGGTGGTCACGATTCTGCGTGAAAGCGGCCATGATGTTCTCGCCGCATCCCCTCGAAACGGTATCAACACGATCACGGGCGAAGGCGTGAAGGACGCGTTGGCCGGCACCCAGGTCGTGGTCGATCTTGCCAATTCGCCATCCTTTGAAGACAAGGCCGTGCTCGAGTTCTTCGAAACGTCGAGCCGCAATCTGTTGCCGGCGGAAACCGCTGCCGGTGTGAAGCATCATGTCGCGCTCTCGATTGTCGGAATCGAACGGACGCCTGAGAATGGCTATTTCCGTGCGAAAGTCGCACAGGAAAAACTGATCGAGCGCTCGGGCATCCCCTATACGATCGTCCGGTCGACGCAGTTCCTCGAATTTCTCGGCGGCATCGCCGACAGTGCGATGGACGGCGGCAAGGTCAGGGTCTCGCCGGGTCTGTTCCAGCCGATCGCATCGGACGACGTCGCTGCGATCGTCGCCGACGTGGCCCTCGCATCGCCGAAGAACGGCATCATCGATATCGGAGGCCCCGAACGCGGGCCGTTCAACGAAATCGTCGCACGCTATCTGAAGGCGGTCGGCGATCCGCGCGAAGTCGTGCGCGACCCCGACGCGCGTTATTTCGGCGGCCTCGTCGACGATCAATCGCTGGTGCCTTTAGGCGATGCCCGCCTTGGACGCATCGGCTTCGACGAATGGTTCAAGCGTTCTCGCGCGAAAGCCTGA
- a CDS encoding rhodanese-like domain-containing protein, which translates to MSTINELNSVTSMAAADSAAALAHFQASLRLETDCSDVAAAFRSGKPGFVLLDVRSPTMFATGHVPGAINLPHGKIVASKLSGYPLDTLFVTYCAGPHCNGATRGAIQLAKLGRPVKVMIGGITGWLDEGLELTAA; encoded by the coding sequence ATGTCGACCATCAACGAACTCAACTCCGTCACCTCGATGGCCGCGGCAGACAGCGCGGCCGCACTCGCTCATTTCCAGGCGTCGCTGCGACTCGAAACCGACTGCTCCGATGTCGCTGCAGCGTTCCGCAGCGGTAAGCCGGGGTTCGTATTGCTCGACGTCCGCAGTCCGACGATGTTCGCGACAGGTCATGTGCCCGGTGCCATCAATCTGCCTCACGGAAAGATCGTCGCGTCGAAGCTCAGCGGTTATCCACTCGATACGCTCTTCGTAACGTACTGCGCTGGACCTCACTGTAATGGCGCGACCCGAGGGGCGATACAACTGGCGAAGTTGGGGCGGCCGGTGAAGGTGATGATCGGCGGGATCACCGGTTGGCTCGACGAGGGTTTAGAGCTGACGGCGGCTTAA
- a CDS encoding YbhB/YbcL family Raf kinase inhibitor-like protein: protein MRSAHTLRSTLLISAVITMTMTSVVAHAEPFTVKVGNLAHGRFANEQVYGGFGCHGDNVSPHISWSRPPAAAKSIVVTIYDPDAPTGGLGWTHWEVVNIPASQASLEKGASGNAGRLPAGAIETLTDFGESKYGGPCPPQGTSHRYIVTVSALDVAHLDVEKKSSPALVAYQMHGKIIVQARYVAKYRRAAD from the coding sequence ATGCGATCGGCGCACACGCTAAGAAGCACACTCCTTATCTCCGCGGTTATCACGATGACGATGACGTCTGTCGTCGCTCACGCGGAGCCATTCACAGTAAAGGTCGGCAATCTCGCTCATGGGCGCTTTGCCAACGAGCAGGTGTACGGCGGATTCGGATGTCACGGCGACAATGTCTCGCCGCATATTTCATGGAGTCGTCCTCCGGCTGCTGCAAAGAGCATTGTCGTGACGATCTACGACCCCGATGCGCCGACCGGTGGTTTAGGTTGGACGCATTGGGAAGTCGTCAACATACCGGCGTCGCAAGCGTCGCTTGAAAAGGGCGCATCGGGCAACGCAGGGAGGTTGCCGGCGGGCGCTATCGAGACGCTGACCGATTTCGGCGAATCGAAATACGGTGGACCTTGTCCGCCTCAAGGCACATCGCATCGATACATCGTGACCGTCTCCGCACTCGATGTTGCGCACCTCGACGTCGAGAAGAAGTCGAGTCCCGCGCTCGTTGCCTATCAGATGCACGGGAAGATCATCGTGCAGGCGCGATATGTGGCGAAGTATCGCCGTGCGGCCGATTGA
- a CDS encoding 2OG-Fe(II) oxygenase, with protein sequence MLFLRTPVKVRVLLRPEWPVHADACAAERYRAIADDIHRQGWSDQPHFLSAALTRALEAECRALAHAGALSAAEVGRGAARACRPDVRGDRICWIKARQSAACDAWLAQVRALRLALNRELCAGLGDYEGHFAWFAPGTAYVRHRDRFRNDDSRVMTVIAYLNDRWQPEHGGALRLHRDDQGVHDIAPAAGRVVVFLSADIEHEVLLTTRNRLSIAGWFTRQRV encoded by the coding sequence ATGCTTTTTCTTCGCACCCCTGTCAAGGTTCGCGTATTGTTGCGTCCCGAATGGCCCGTGCATGCCGATGCATGCGCGGCTGAACGTTATCGCGCGATTGCAGACGATATCCACCGGCAAGGCTGGTCGGATCAGCCGCACTTCCTCTCTGCGGCGCTGACGCGCGCGCTCGAAGCGGAATGCCGCGCGTTGGCTCACGCTGGCGCGCTCTCGGCCGCCGAAGTCGGCCGCGGCGCGGCCCGCGCGTGCCGGCCCGACGTGCGCGGCGACCGCATCTGCTGGATCAAGGCGCGGCAATCGGCGGCATGCGATGCGTGGCTCGCGCAAGTACGCGCGTTGCGGCTCGCGCTGAACCGCGAACTCTGCGCGGGGCTCGGGGACTACGAGGGACATTTCGCGTGGTTCGCGCCAGGCACCGCCTATGTGCGGCACCGCGACCGGTTTCGCAACGACGACAGCCGCGTCATGACGGTGATCGCTTACCTGAACGATCGATGGCAACCCGAGCATGGCGGCGCGCTGCGTTTGCATCGCGACGATCAGGGCGTTCACGATATTGCGCCGGCCGCCGGCCGCGTCGTGGTGTTTCTGTCGGCCGATATCGAGCATGAGGTGCTGCTCACGACGCGTAACCGGTTATCCATCGCCGGGTGGTTTACGCGGCAGCGTGTGTGA
- a CDS encoding DUF1007 family protein, which produces MNQQANAMLNPRVIRLLLSIAILLVSGTVVAHPHVWIRFAARVQMQGTRVISIAEMWRFSEGFPVQLVGVDALPDNGPLDAKQTAIFREQAFSSLAGAQYFSHLFADGQALDFGDPTGFRVSVDHGKLVYTFVLPLKMPIDVKAHKVSLGIWDDSFFVDYEPDGANAVTIEGHAAATCTAKPFTDHAHPIFNGIVVPQAMAISC; this is translated from the coding sequence TTGAACCAGCAAGCGAATGCGATGTTGAATCCGCGCGTCATCCGGCTGTTGTTGTCGATTGCCATATTGCTTGTGTCGGGCACGGTTGTCGCGCATCCGCATGTGTGGATCCGGTTTGCGGCGCGTGTGCAAATGCAAGGCACGCGCGTGATTTCAATAGCGGAAATGTGGCGCTTTTCGGAAGGTTTTCCCGTTCAATTGGTCGGCGTTGATGCGTTGCCCGATAACGGGCCACTCGACGCAAAGCAGACCGCAATTTTCCGCGAACAGGCCTTTTCGTCGCTCGCGGGCGCGCAATACTTCAGCCATCTCTTTGCAGACGGACAAGCGCTGGATTTCGGCGACCCCACCGGCTTTCGCGTATCGGTCGATCATGGCAAGCTTGTCTATACGTTCGTATTGCCGCTAAAGATGCCCATAGACGTGAAGGCACACAAAGTCTCGCTTGGCATCTGGGACGATTCGTTCTTTGTCGACTACGAGCCCGATGGTGCGAATGCCGTCACGATCGAAGGACACGCCGCAGCGACCTGTACCGCGAAGCCGTTCACGGATCACGCACATCCCATTTTCAACGGCATCGTCGTGCCACAGGCGATGGCGATCTCATGCTGA
- a CDS encoding nickel/cobalt transporter — MLTFNRSMLGVLLALCIAAITFAWITPANAATSIAATSHVDVFGRPVQAPSTSATANDSNASSTTGTTPVAEPAHKFVLPEFARKVLAFSIVWQGRLNARLADAAADLHRSSTAFTWLTLIGLAFAYGVLHAVGPGHGKLVTGTYLGSRNTRVAEAVSLAAWTATVQAMSAIVLVFGAAWFAKQGMSNVLSNAASLDVTSCLLLCLAGGWTIYTTLARHDCCDDAGTLKLVPDERSIRSQSAESLDEPAYLGNKLQFHARRSSSQSMFARSKRSTASQILATGFASGVRPCVGSIFVLIAAIAAHTPFVGIAATFAIGAGVALTVTLFGLGAIGANRLISARGIRIRSKMKTAQRVFAVAGALVIVLFGAAQAALILTGYLEPAIT; from the coding sequence ATGCTGACATTCAATCGCTCGATGCTGGGCGTTCTGCTCGCGCTGTGTATTGCGGCAATAACCTTTGCGTGGATTACGCCGGCTAATGCGGCAACATCTATTGCGGCAACATCGCACGTCGATGTATTCGGCCGCCCGGTTCAAGCGCCGTCAACGTCCGCGACGGCGAACGATTCAAATGCGTCGAGTACGACCGGCACAACGCCCGTCGCGGAGCCCGCACACAAGTTCGTGCTGCCTGAATTTGCTCGCAAGGTATTGGCCTTCTCGATTGTCTGGCAGGGCAGACTTAACGCGAGGCTCGCCGATGCCGCTGCAGACTTGCATCGTTCATCAACGGCATTCACGTGGCTCACGTTGATTGGCCTCGCATTCGCCTATGGCGTGTTGCATGCGGTCGGACCGGGGCACGGCAAGCTCGTCACCGGCACGTATCTCGGCTCGCGCAATACGCGCGTCGCCGAAGCGGTTTCGCTCGCGGCATGGACCGCGACGGTGCAGGCGATGAGCGCGATCGTGCTCGTATTCGGCGCCGCATGGTTCGCGAAGCAGGGCATGTCGAATGTGCTTTCGAATGCGGCGTCGCTCGACGTGACGAGTTGTCTGCTGCTCTGCCTTGCAGGCGGCTGGACGATATACACGACGCTTGCGCGCCACGACTGTTGCGATGATGCCGGCACATTGAAGCTCGTGCCCGATGAGCGGTCTATCAGGTCGCAAAGCGCCGAGTCGCTCGACGAACCGGCGTATCTGGGCAATAAACTGCAGTTCCACGCGCGGCGCTCCTCAAGCCAAAGCATGTTCGCGCGCTCCAAACGCTCGACCGCCTCGCAAATTCTCGCGACCGGGTTCGCATCGGGCGTGCGGCCATGCGTGGGATCGATCTTCGTGCTGATCGCCGCGATTGCGGCACACACGCCGTTTGTCGGCATCGCGGCGACCTTCGCCATCGGTGCTGGCGTCGCGCTAACGGTGACGCTGTTCGGCCTTGGCGCGATCGGTGCGAATCGCCTGATCAGCGCGCGTGGCATTCGCATTCGTTCGAAAATGAAAACGGCGCAACGTGTGTTCGCGGTAGCAGGTGCACTCGTTATCGTGCTGTTCGGCGCGGCGCAGGCGGCGCTGATCCTCACCGGCTATCTCGAACCGGCCATCACATAG
- a CDS encoding epoxide hydrolase family protein: MSNDTFPSVPSRRRFLGVAAAAVAAGTLSKLAFADTNQTIAEVAQPKGGDKTAIRRLRVHAPEAQLTDLRRRIKATKWPERETVTDTSQGVQLATMQSLAQYWSTSYDWRKVEARLNALPQFVTEIDGLDIHFIHVRSKHENALPMIVTHGWPGSIIEQMKIIDPLTNPTAHGGSASDAFDLVIPSLPGYGFSGKPTQTGWDPQRIAHAWVALMKRLGYTRYVAQGGDWGNAVTEQMALIAPPELLAIHTNMPATVPDNIAEALKYGNPPPAGLTPDEQHAFDQLAYFYKHGLGYAQEMANRPQTLYGIEDSPIGLAAWMIDHDAASEALIQRVFAGQTEGLSRDDILDNITLYWLTNTGVSSARLYWENKLNFFAPKHVAIPVAVSVFPDEIYAAPRSWTEKAYPKLIHYNRLPKGGHFAAWEQPVEFTAEVRESFRSFQQA, from the coding sequence ATGTCTAACGATACCTTTCCCTCGGTCCCGTCCCGCCGTCGCTTTCTCGGTGTGGCGGCGGCGGCTGTTGCAGCGGGCACATTGAGCAAGCTCGCGTTTGCCGATACGAATCAGACGATCGCTGAAGTGGCGCAACCGAAGGGCGGCGATAAAACAGCGATTCGCCGTTTGCGCGTGCATGCGCCGGAAGCTCAACTAACCGATTTGCGCAGACGAATCAAAGCGACGAAATGGCCTGAGCGCGAAACCGTCACCGATACATCGCAAGGCGTCCAGCTCGCGACGATGCAAAGCCTCGCGCAATACTGGAGCACCAGTTACGACTGGCGCAAGGTCGAAGCGCGATTGAACGCGCTGCCGCAATTCGTCACGGAGATTGACGGGCTCGACATCCATTTCATCCATGTGCGCTCGAAGCACGAAAACGCGCTGCCGATGATTGTCACGCATGGCTGGCCCGGCTCGATCATCGAGCAGATGAAGATCATCGATCCGCTGACGAACCCGACCGCGCATGGCGGCAGTGCATCGGATGCGTTCGACCTCGTGATTCCGTCACTGCCCGGTTACGGCTTCTCCGGCAAACCGACTCAGACCGGCTGGGATCCGCAGCGCATTGCCCACGCATGGGTCGCGCTGATGAAGCGTCTTGGCTATACGCGTTATGTCGCGCAGGGCGGCGATTGGGGCAACGCGGTGACCGAGCAGATGGCGCTGATTGCGCCGCCGGAGCTGCTGGCCATTCACACGAACATGCCGGCCACGGTGCCGGACAATATTGCAGAGGCGCTCAAATACGGCAATCCGCCGCCCGCCGGTCTCACGCCCGACGAGCAGCACGCATTCGATCAGCTCGCTTACTTCTATAAGCATGGCCTTGGTTATGCGCAGGAAATGGCGAACCGTCCGCAGACGTTGTATGGCATCGAAGATTCGCCGATCGGCCTTGCCGCGTGGATGATCGATCACGACGCGGCGAGCGAGGCCCTGATCCAGCGGGTTTTCGCCGGCCAGACCGAGGGCCTTTCGCGCGACGACATTCTCGACAACATCACGCTGTACTGGCTTACCAACACAGGCGTGTCATCGGCTCGGCTGTACTGGGAAAACAAGCTGAACTTCTTTGCGCCGAAGCATGTCGCGATTCCGGTTGCCGTGAGCGTGTTCCCCGATGAGATCTATGCGGCGCCGCGCAGCTGGACCGAGAAGGCGTATCCAAAGCTGATTCACTATAACCGTCTGCCCAAGGGTGGGCACTTTGCCGCCTGGGAACAGCCCGTGGAATTTACAGCGGAAGTTCGCGAAAGCTTCCGGTCGTTCCAGCAGGCGTGA
- a CDS encoding Gfo/Idh/MocA family protein: MAKDEIVWGVLGAANINDKVVVPMHKAPKCRVKGIASRDPQKAKSAAAKYGLAVAYGSYEALLADPEIDAVYIPLPNHVHVEWTIKAVEAGKHVLCEKPIGLDAAQAERLIAVRDKSGKYIQEAFMVRTHPQWLKVRALIEEGVIGELRAISGGFTYSNTDPNDIRNQAAIGGGGLLDIGCYPITTSRFVTRREPRRVVAMLERDPNFKTDRVGSVLMDFDGVQANFFYSTQLHGYQRMQFHGTQGRIEVEIPFNAPNDRPTRLLVSEVASDGTANERWIDIPVCDQYGVAATVFAEAILSGGQQAIPLEDARANMRVIDAVFRSAQTGAWESIA; this comes from the coding sequence ATGGCAAAAGATGAGATTGTCTGGGGAGTGCTCGGCGCGGCCAATATCAACGACAAGGTCGTCGTGCCGATGCACAAGGCGCCTAAGTGCCGCGTAAAAGGCATCGCGTCACGCGATCCGCAGAAGGCGAAAAGCGCCGCGGCGAAATATGGTCTTGCCGTCGCGTATGGCAGTTACGAGGCACTGCTGGCCGACCCCGAAATCGACGCGGTTTATATTCCGTTGCCCAATCACGTTCACGTCGAATGGACGATCAAGGCCGTCGAAGCGGGCAAGCACGTGCTGTGCGAAAAGCCGATCGGGCTCGATGCCGCGCAGGCCGAACGCCTGATCGCCGTCCGCGACAAGAGCGGGAAGTACATCCAGGAAGCGTTTATGGTGCGCACGCACCCGCAATGGCTGAAAGTGCGCGCCCTGATCGAAGAGGGGGTGATCGGCGAACTGCGCGCCATATCGGGCGGCTTCACCTACAGCAACACGGACCCGAACGATATCCGCAATCAGGCTGCGATTGGCGGCGGTGGTCTGCTCGATATCGGTTGCTACCCGATTACCACGTCGCGCTTCGTCACGAGGCGTGAGCCGCGGCGAGTGGTGGCGATGCTCGAGCGCGACCCGAACTTCAAAACTGACCGCGTGGGTTCAGTGTTGATGGATTTCGACGGCGTGCAGGCGAACTTCTTCTACTCGACGCAGCTCCACGGCTATCAGCGCATGCAGTTCCATGGCACGCAAGGCCGGATCGAAGTCGAAATTCCGTTCAATGCGCCGAACGATCGGCCGACGCGTTTGCTGGTCAGCGAGGTGGCGAGCGATGGAACCGCGAATGAGCGCTGGATCGATATTCCGGTGTGCGATCAATATGGCGTGGCGGCCACGGTGTTCGCGGAGGCGATCTTGAGCGGCGGGCAACAGGCTATTCCGCTCGAAGACGCACGCGCGAACATGCGCGTGATCGATGCGGTTTTCCGCTCCGCTCAAACGGGCGCATGGGAAAGCATCGCGTAA
- the solA gene encoding N-methyl-L-tryptophan oxidase: MQNSSASNGTFDTLIIGAGSMGMAAGYYLSKAGNKVLLIDAANPPHDSGAHHGSTRLIRHAYGEGAAYVPLALHAQQLWHELEQQARTTVFTRTGVTNIGLASDPFLQEVQQSATQYDLHLETLSGVEASKRWPAWRLSSEQLVCFEPDAGVLFCERAIRSYRELATALGATLLPDTQVTRIEVHGQDNVSVLTDTGERFTGRNIIVCAGKRTRRLLAPLGLDVPVTRLRKCFAWFESTQKVFAPGVFAGFIAESAVGQFYGFPDLDGSGLKIGRHDEGQPVSEDAALAPFGDEASDLADLQSFLQLHLPAAGKLRIGKVCEYDVTPDTDFIIDRIPACPNVHVATGFSGHGFKFASAIGNALAERIVKGESGVDLSMFSCERFS; encoded by the coding sequence ATGCAGAATTCAAGCGCGAGCAATGGCACGTTCGACACGCTCATCATCGGCGCGGGATCGATGGGCATGGCAGCCGGCTATTACCTCAGTAAAGCGGGAAACAAGGTGCTGCTGATCGACGCCGCAAATCCGCCTCACGATAGCGGCGCGCATCACGGAAGCACGCGTCTGATCCGTCACGCGTACGGAGAGGGCGCAGCGTACGTTCCGCTCGCTTTGCACGCGCAACAGCTTTGGCACGAACTGGAGCAGCAGGCGCGCACAACCGTCTTTACGCGCACTGGCGTGACGAACATCGGTCTGGCGAGCGACCCATTTCTGCAAGAGGTCCAGCAGAGCGCAACGCAATACGACTTGCATCTGGAAACGCTGAGCGGTGTTGAGGCGAGCAAACGCTGGCCCGCGTGGCGACTTTCCAGCGAGCAGTTGGTGTGCTTCGAACCCGATGCCGGTGTGCTGTTTTGCGAGCGCGCCATCCGCAGTTATCGCGAGCTCGCGACCGCGCTCGGTGCGACGCTGCTGCCGGATACGCAGGTCACGCGCATCGAAGTGCATGGTCAGGACAACGTCAGTGTGTTGACCGACACAGGCGAGCGGTTCACAGGGCGCAACATCATCGTATGTGCCGGTAAGCGGACCCGCCGGTTGCTTGCGCCTTTAGGCCTTGATGTGCCCGTTACCCGGCTTCGCAAGTGTTTCGCGTGGTTTGAATCCACGCAGAAGGTCTTTGCGCCGGGCGTATTTGCAGGTTTCATTGCCGAGTCGGCGGTCGGCCAGTTTTATGGCTTTCCCGACCTCGACGGCAGCGGCCTGAAGATCGGGCGCCACGACGAAGGCCAGCCCGTCTCTGAAGACGCGGCGCTTGCACCGTTCGGTGACGAAGCATCGGATCTGGCCGACCTGCAAAGCTTCCTGCAATTGCATTTGCCGGCAGCGGGCAAACTGCGTATCGGCAAGGTTTGCGAATACGATGTGACGCCCGATACGGACTTCATCATCGACCGGATACCCGCTTGCCCGAACGTGCATGTCGCAACGGGCTTTTCGGGGCACGGATTCAAGTTCGCTAGTGCGATTGGCAACGCATTGGCCGAGCGTATCGTGAAAGGCGAGAGCGGCGTCGATCTTTCGATGTTCTCGTGCGAGCGCTTTAGCTAA